One window of the Anopheles cruzii chromosome 2, idAnoCruzAS_RS32_06, whole genome shotgun sequence genome contains the following:
- the LOC128267141 gene encoding cap-specific mRNA (nucleoside-2'-O-)-methyltransferase 2 gives MHQINVQPLETGFEDELCERRRLEDALDDVGVQFEKKFHFQPMPEESVLPPLDSVFQTPPGRSNHLQAQKIHLNDIKNRLNDFAIESWHEHTRRRCSSAPILYELKSYVRAEFVTQAFAKLYECLVAYELVARESGDHLYSVHLCEAPGAFVTALNHYIRLNCSPGTRWEWFASTLNPYYEGNSPGHMIPDDRFIRHTLDSWCFGVDGTGNIMERENRNAIIERSRKWPTVHLVTADGSIDCLDVPAEQEERVARLHLAETVTALDMLGPGGHFVLKMFTLFEHSSINLLFLLYHCFKELHVFKPCTSKAGNSEVYVIAKYYRKPAGIEPYLGRINDYLQCDDPADIRMSLFDIGDLPESFVEQLSKCSAGYVRWQTDVIRNNIRFYGSTNDEPHENERLTAFKQKTKEMFFKRYRITKILANERIVNVRGGYFGILAHQEECHGTHNQRVRASTLDVREKILSLRGRLDHLTLTRRVIRPEAQFDGFPASAGSRPWWEEVAISVGKTVERVENSTFTLISCLRLLNATTDLYLTIKNDNCDSPILHSADTITVNVLAYPYQTNADRFEKHLFYQILRKTRELVQTRSACPSLDLQVVLENWLFLTQFSVGMLYLLKLYVFETIEQQSATRLVLRRLRPDGLSNLSRIYEKVDLLPCAAPRSASSLHAAQQDKSIIGVVPISALLDEDLQFAVFNYNNSLCLLYCAQLLDETEKAYQKRKELMTGWELSCGIVL, from the exons ATGCACCAGATAAATGTCCAGCCTCTTGAGACAGGGTTTGAGGATGAGCTCTGCGAACGGCGCCGATTAGAAGACGCACTGGACGATGTGGGCGTACAGTTTGAGAAAAAGTTCCACTTTCAGCCTATGCCAGAAGAATCGGTGCTTCCGCCACTGGACAGTGTGTTTCAAACTCCGCCAGGCCGTTCGAACCATCTGCAGGCGCAAAAGATCCATCTGAACGACATCAAGAACCGTCTGAACGATTTCGCAATCGAAAGCTGGCACGAGCACACACGCCGACGGTGCTCATCGGCTCCGATACTGTACGAATTAAAGTCGTATGTACGGGCCGAGTTTGTAACGCAAGCGTTCGCTAAACTGTACGAGTGTTTGGTGGCCTACGAGCTGGTGGCCAGGGAATCGGGCGACCACCTTTACAGTGTGCACTTGTGCGAAGCTCCGGGAGCGTTTGTGACCGCCCTAAATCACTATATCCGGCTCAACTGTTCGCCGGGAACACGATGGGAATGGTTCGCCAGCACACTCAACCCGTACTACGAGGGCAACTCTCCCGGTCATATGATCCCCGATGATCGTTTCATTCGACACACGCTCGACTCTTGGTGCTTCGGAGTCGACGGAACTGGCAACATAATGGAGCGTGAAAATCGCAATGCCATCATCGAGCGCAGCCGTAAATGGCCAACG GTACACCTCGTGACGGCTGATGGTTCCATCGATTGTCTGGACGTGCCCGCGGAACAAGAGGAACGTGTTGCGAGGCTACATCTCGCCGAAACCGTGACGGCACTCGACATGCTCGGCCCGGGGGGACACTTTGTGCTGAAAATGTTCACTCTCTTCGAACATTCGAGCATTAATTTACTGTTTCTGCTGTACCACTGCTTCAAGGAATTGCACGTTTTTAAACCATGCACCTCGAAAGCGGGTAACTCGGAAGTGTACGTAATCGCCAAATACTACCGCAAACCGGCCGGTATCGAGCCGTATCTTGGCAGAATCAACGATTACTTGCAATGCGATGATCCTGCCGATATCCGTATGAGCCTATTTGACATTGGCGACTTGCCGGAATCGTTTGTTGAACAGCTCAGCAAGTGTTCGGCCGGCTACGTTCGCTGGCAGACGGACGTGATCCGGAACAATATTCGCTTCTACGGCTCCACTAACGACGAACCCCACGAGAACGAAAGACTGACAGCATTTAAGCAAAAGACCAAGGAAATGTTTTTCAAGCGCTATCGCATCACAAAGATACTCGCCAACGAACGGATCGTTAACGTACGCGGTGGCTACTTTGGTATACTCGCCCACCAGGAAGAATGCCACGGTACGCACAATCAGCGTGTGCGAGCGTCAACGTTGGACGTTCGGGAAAAAATTCTCTCACTGCGCGGTCGGCTCGATCATCTCACACTCACACGTCGAGTGATCAGACCGGAAGCCCAGTTTGATGGGTTCCCTGCATCGGCCGGTAGCCGCCCGTGGTGGGAGGAAGTAGCCATTAGCGTCGGTAAAACGGTGGAGAGGGTGGAAAATTCAACATTCACTCTCATTAGCTGCCTGCGGCTGCTGAACGCTACCACCGATCTGTATCTCACCATTAAGAACGACAACTGCGACAGCCCCATTCTGCACAGTGCCGATACAATCACCGTCAACGTTCTTGCATACCCGTATCAAACGAACGCCGATCGGTTCGAAAAACACCTCTTTTACCAGATCTTGCGTAAAACTAGGGAGCTTGTGCAGACACGATCGGCTTGTCCATCGCTCGATCTGCAAGTGGTGTTGGAAAACTGGCTCTTCCTGACGCAGTTCAGTGTCGGGATGCTGTATCTGCTGAAGTTGTATGTGTTCGAGACGATTGAACAGCAATCCGCTACGCGCCTGGTCCTCCGCCGACTGCGACCGGACGGTTTATCAAACCTATCAAGAATCTATGAAAAAGTGGACCTTTTGCCCTGCGCAGCGCCGCGATCTGCGTCATCGCTCCACGCAGCGCAACAAGACAAATCGATCATTGGCGTGGTGCCAATATCTGCATTGCTCGATGAAGATTTGCAGTTCGCAGTGTTCAATTACAACAACTCCCTGTGTTTGCTTTACTGCGCTCAGCTGCTGGACGAGACGGAGAAAGCTtaccaaaaaagaaaggaattGATGACAGGATGGGAACTATCGTGTGGTATCGTATTGTGA